Proteins from a genomic interval of Lycium ferocissimum isolate CSIRO_LF1 chromosome 2, AGI_CSIRO_Lferr_CH_V1, whole genome shotgun sequence:
- the LOC132046410 gene encoding la-related protein 1C: MATATNPTPTSALHPLRNTNTDSGAASLGSPRRSPAARGAWTQIVRGGESESLIAATSSSPLSPSSSSEQIVNSSNDRSPSKVAGNTSSFSPEDAVVEAQVDSSDNSSNAAKKPVWNKPSNGAVEVASPVMGAVSWPALSESTKASPKADLLKALPEGSDALSQGTGMTFPPSQKQVNPKNVNTNSTPNHAPTRQRSIKRGGGNQSNYPSSNGGFPQQQPLQGSVVEITQNNSGKSGNSGAESTLRVNNHRDGGQRGGFGSQSPGGNEHQQHRSSYRRGNGGPHPRGDGSYHHGYGGRRDQERGNQDWNPNRSFGSRDANMQPQRGPTGPFFRGPPHASPHFMPQPLPVRPPFGAPMVYPEVPPPVIYVPGLPTDPLRMPMIAPMPPMFFHVPDTQLYSKIVSQIDYYFSNENLIKDTFLRQNMDEQGWVPVNLIAGFKKVMQLTDNLQLMLDAVRSSTVVEVQGEKIRRRNDWMNWAMPPSVQYSTVSSPLSHKKSSTDSLAEHFQSVVFDEKTEQFTYHSRSSSAELSSSSKQSDNEIGEQAVAQRGRPMPFGNPTN, translated from the exons ATGGCTACAGCTACTAACCCAACGCCGACATCGGCGCTTCATCCACTAAGGAATACTAACACCGATTCCGGCGCAGCCTCTCTCGGCAGCCCCCGGCGATCTCCGGCGGCGCGTGGCGCGTGGACTCAGATCGTTCGCGGCGGCGAATCAGAATCTCTGATTGCGGCAACCTCTTCTTCTCCTCTTTCTCCTTCGTCTTCGTCGGAGCAGATCGTTAACTCCTCTAATGATCGCTCGCCTTCTAAAGTTGCTGGAAATACCTCTTCGTTTTCGCCTGAGGATGCTGTCGTAGAAGCACAGGTTGACAGCTCCGATAATAGTAGCAATGCTGCTAAGAAACCTGTGTGGAATAAACCGTCAAACGGTGCTGTTGAGGTTGCCAGTCCGGTAATGGGTGCTGTCTCTTGGCCTGCTCTTTCTGAGTCTACAAAGGCTTCCCCAAAAGCTGATTTACTCAAAGCTTTGCCGGAGGGATCAGATGCTTTATCACAG GGTACAGGAATGACATTTCCACCTTCTCAAAAGCAAGTTAATCCTAAGAATGTCAACACTAATTCAACTCCAAACCATGCTCCCACCCGGCAAAGGTCTATAAAGCGTGGTGGTGGTAATCAAAGCAATTATCCATCATCGAATGGTGGATTTCCCCAGCAGCAGCCACTACAGGGTTCAGTGGTGGAAATAACCCAGAATAATTCTGGGAAATCCGGTAATTCTGGTGCTGAGTCTACTTTGAGGGTCAACAATCATCGAGATGGAGGGCAGCGGGGAGGATTTGGATCTCAATCCCCTGGTGGTAATGAGCATCAACAGCATCGGAGTTCTTATAGGAGGGGGAATGGTGGGCCGCATCCCCGAGGAGATGGCTCTTATCATCATGGTTACGGAGGCAGGCGTGATCAGGAGCGTGGTAATCAGGATTGGAACCCCAATAGAAGTTTTGGTAGCCGAGATGCCAACATGCAACCTCAGAGAGGTCCAACTGGGCCATTCTTTCGTGGCCCACCTCATGCTTCTCCACATTTTATGCCGCAACCCTTGCCTGTGCGGCCGCCTTTTGGGGCTCCCATGGTTTACCCTG AAGTTCCGCCTCCTGTTATTTATGTTCCAGGCCTACCCACAGATCCTCTCAGAATGCCTATGATTGCTCCTATGCCGCCTATGTTCTTTCATGTTCCAGATACCCAATTGTATTCTAAAATAGTGAGCCAGATAGATTATTATTTCAG taatgaaaatttaattaagGATACATTCTTGCGGCAGAACATGGATGAACAAGGATGGGTTCCAGTTAATCTTATAGCAGGCTTCAAAAAA GTGATGCAGCTGACAGATAATTTACAGCTAATGCTGGATGCTGTGCGTTCCTCAACAGTTGTAGAAGTGCAG GGAGAAAAGATAAGGCGAAGAAATGATTGGATGAATTGGGCCATGCCGCCGTCAGTTCAGTATTCAACTGTGTCAAGTCCTCTGTCTCATAAAAAATCTAGTACTGATTCACTTGCAGAGCATTTCCAAAGTGTTGTATTTGATGAGAAGACAGAGCAATTCACATATCATAGTAGATCATCTTCTGCCGAATTAAGTAGCTCATCTAAACAGTCTGACAATGAGATTGGTGAACAAGCTGTTGCTCAGCGTGGGCGGCCAATGCCATTTGGAAATCCAACTAATTGA